The proteins below are encoded in one region of Sporosarcina sp. FSL K6-1508:
- the hutG gene encoding formimidoylglutamase, which produces MEQLLNKVDNHIWSGRTDHLENRTSFRYHQVVEVIAMEDLSPSSRTCAIIGFESEEGVRRNKGQLGAAKAPNALRSELAKLPWKFSVNERLVDVGNIQCVGTGLETAQQQLGDTIANVLEKKMTPIILGGGHETAYGHYLGVRKWIGEEASLGVINIDAHFDLRSYDEQPSSGTMFKQILEHDNMSSYFVVGIQRYGNTQELFDTADRLGVKYEYEENMHIGNMNKLTSDLEQFINQHDYVFLTLCTDVLNAAFAPGVSAPSPFGLDPSVVRSIIRTVTAHKKTLSFDISEVNPILDENNRTVKLGAYLTNEAITTFLGGEIHDASS; this is translated from the coding sequence GTGGAGCAATTGCTTAACAAAGTAGATAATCATATATGGTCAGGGCGTACGGATCATCTTGAAAATAGAACAAGTTTCCGATATCACCAAGTAGTTGAAGTTATCGCGATGGAAGATTTATCTCCATCATCTCGCACATGTGCAATCATTGGTTTTGAAAGCGAGGAAGGTGTTCGTCGCAACAAAGGACAACTTGGTGCAGCCAAAGCTCCAAACGCCTTACGCAGTGAACTTGCCAAACTGCCGTGGAAGTTTTCGGTAAATGAGCGACTTGTCGATGTCGGAAATATACAATGCGTAGGTACAGGGCTAGAAACAGCCCAACAGCAACTAGGAGATACTATTGCAAACGTATTAGAGAAAAAAATGACACCGATTATTCTTGGTGGCGGCCATGAAACCGCTTACGGCCATTATCTCGGTGTTCGTAAATGGATTGGTGAAGAAGCTTCTCTTGGAGTTATTAATATAGATGCCCATTTCGACTTACGCTCATACGACGAACAACCTTCTTCCGGGACGATGTTCAAACAAATCCTGGAGCATGATAACATGAGCAGCTATTTCGTCGTCGGAATCCAGCGCTATGGAAATACGCAGGAATTGTTCGATACAGCCGACAGGCTCGGTGTCAAATATGAATACGAAGAGAATATGCATATCGGAAATATGAACAAACTTACATCGGATCTCGAACAATTCATCAACCAACATGACTATGTTTTTCTAACATTATGCACGGACGTACTGAACGCGGCCTTCGCACCCGGTGTCAGTGCTCCTTCACCATTCGGATTAGATCCTTCCGTTGTCCGTTCAATCATTCGAACAGTTACAGCACATAAAAAAACACTGTCGTTCGATATTTCGGAAGTGAACCCCATTTTGGATGAAAACAACCGTACAGTAAAACTCGGTGCTTACTTAACAAATGAAGCAATTACAACTTTTTTAGGAGGGGAAATTCATGACGCTAGTTCTTAA
- the gltS gene encoding sodium/glutamate symporter has translation MTLVLNQVTTIFLSIALLTLGMVLVKKVGFLRKFCIPAPVVGGLLFAVFATIFKSLGWLEITLDTSLQSLFMLTFFTTIGLGASFKLIKLGGKLLVIYWLACGFLALAQNTIGVSMAYLFDLHPLIGMMAGAVSMEGGHGAATAFGQTLEDMGINSALSIGVAAATFGLVAGGLVGGPTVKYLITKHNLKPSETDDDLGLPIEEKEKPIQTDSFFTQILLITLCMALGTYLGDLFSAATGFVLPGYVGAMFVAVLVRNIVDKINPKAVDMKSISLIGDVTLGIFLSMALMSIKLWEVANLALPLLVIVFIQVVFIVLFGIFVLFRLLGKDYDAAIMVAGFTGHGLGATPNAMANMAAVTERYGPSTKAYLVVPIVGAFLIDVFAMPIIITTINLFN, from the coding sequence ATGACGCTAGTTCTTAATCAAGTCACCACAATCTTCCTTTCTATTGCATTGCTAACTTTAGGGATGGTTTTAGTTAAGAAAGTTGGTTTCTTACGAAAATTCTGCATACCTGCTCCCGTTGTCGGCGGATTATTATTCGCTGTTTTTGCAACCATTTTCAAGTCTCTCGGATGGCTAGAAATTACACTTGATACATCATTGCAAAGTTTATTCATGCTTACATTCTTTACAACGATTGGTCTAGGAGCAAGCTTTAAACTCATTAAACTCGGGGGAAAACTCCTCGTCATTTACTGGCTTGCATGTGGATTTTTAGCGCTTGCGCAAAATACAATCGGTGTATCTATGGCTTATTTGTTCGACCTGCATCCACTTATTGGAATGATGGCTGGAGCAGTTTCAATGGAAGGCGGACACGGAGCCGCCACTGCATTCGGACAGACCCTTGAAGACATGGGTATCAATTCAGCCCTATCAATCGGAGTCGCAGCAGCCACATTTGGACTTGTTGCCGGAGGTCTCGTTGGCGGTCCTACAGTTAAGTACCTTATTACGAAACATAATCTCAAACCGTCGGAAACGGATGATGATCTCGGGCTTCCTATTGAAGAGAAAGAAAAACCAATTCAAACAGATTCTTTCTTCACGCAAATTTTGCTTATCACACTTTGTATGGCACTTGGTACATACTTAGGTGATTTATTCTCAGCTGCAACAGGATTCGTTCTGCCAGGGTACGTCGGTGCCATGTTCGTTGCTGTTCTTGTTCGGAATATTGTTGACAAAATCAATCCAAAAGCAGTCGATATGAAGAGCATCAGTTTAATCGGCGACGTTACGTTAGGAATCTTCCTGTCAATGGCACTCATGAGCATCAAACTGTGGGAAGTTGCAAATTTAGCTCTTCCGCTACTAGTTATCGTCTTCATACAAGTTGTTTTCATTGTCTTATTCGGGATTTTTGTCTTGTTCCGTCTACTCGGCAAAGACTACGATGCAGCCATCATGGTAGCTGGTTTTACAGGTCACGGTCTCGGCGCCACTCCTAATGCAATGGCTAATATGGCGGCAGTCACAGAAAGGTACGGCCCTTCAACAAAAGCATACCTCGTAGTTCCGATTGTTGGTGCTTTCCTCATCGATGTATTTGCGATGCCAATTATTATAACGACGATAAACCTGTTCAATTGA
- a CDS encoding sodium-dependent transporter, producing the protein MPQQEHWKSKIGFILAAAGSAIGLGAIWKFPYVAGTGGGGAFLLVFLLFTLLLGFPLLIGEFILGRKSQSDAITAYKKLAPNSGWHITGIIGVVTSFLVLSFYSVVGGWIILYLFKALTGGISGLSQDQFGPLFGQIISNPFATLAGQLIFMVLTIVVVAQGVQKGIEKASKIMMPALFILFIIIVARSLSLDGAMEGVKFLLVPDFTKLTSETILFALGQAFFTLTLGASVMVTYASYLPKTQNLPSSAMSIIAMNIVIVLLAGLAIFPGVFSFGMAPDAGPTLIFSVLPAVFNQMPFGVFFFIAFLVLFLFAALTSAFSMIEIIVATMTKNDPSKRKRFTWIIGMAIFVVGIPSCLSYGVMADVKFFDKTVFNLVDFAVSNVLMPLGALLISIFIPLKIAKTDLFNEMKQGSKVGKTFFNIWFYLLKYLTPIAIIIVFLDALGVFNLFADH; encoded by the coding sequence ATGCCTCAACAAGAACACTGGAAATCAAAAATAGGTTTTATATTAGCTGCTGCCGGTTCAGCAATCGGATTAGGCGCAATTTGGAAATTCCCTTATGTAGCCGGGACTGGCGGTGGTGGCGCTTTTCTACTGGTCTTTTTACTATTTACGCTGTTATTAGGATTCCCTCTCTTAATCGGTGAGTTCATTCTCGGTCGTAAAAGTCAAAGTGACGCAATTACTGCCTACAAAAAGCTTGCGCCCAATTCAGGTTGGCATATAACAGGAATCATTGGCGTCGTAACCAGTTTCTTAGTGCTATCATTTTATAGTGTTGTTGGAGGATGGATTATCCTCTACTTATTCAAAGCATTAACAGGTGGTATTTCCGGACTTTCGCAAGACCAGTTCGGACCGTTATTCGGCCAAATTATTTCAAATCCATTCGCTACGTTAGCCGGTCAACTGATCTTTATGGTGCTAACAATTGTTGTTGTAGCCCAAGGTGTTCAAAAAGGGATTGAGAAAGCAAGCAAGATTATGATGCCTGCTCTCTTCATTTTATTTATCATTATCGTTGCCCGTTCTCTTAGCTTGGATGGGGCAATGGAAGGCGTAAAATTTCTGCTGGTACCGGATTTCACTAAATTAACGTCTGAAACGATTTTATTCGCTTTGGGACAAGCCTTTTTCACTCTCACATTAGGTGCTTCTGTTATGGTTACGTATGCTTCCTATCTTCCTAAAACGCAAAACCTGCCGAGCTCGGCGATGTCCATTATCGCTATGAATATCGTCATCGTTCTGTTAGCCGGCCTTGCGATTTTCCCGGGTGTGTTTTCATTTGGAATGGCACCGGATGCAGGACCGACATTGATTTTTTCCGTACTGCCTGCTGTATTTAACCAAATGCCCTTTGGGGTGTTTTTCTTCATTGCATTTTTGGTTTTATTTCTATTCGCGGCTTTAACTTCCGCTTTCTCTATGATTGAAATTATTGTTGCAACAATGACGAAAAATGATCCTTCAAAACGAAAACGATTCACTTGGATAATTGGAATGGCAATTTTCGTTGTTGGAATTCCATCTTGTTTATCATACGGAGTAATGGCTGATGTGAAGTTTTTCGATAAAACGGTATTCAATTTAGTCGATTTTGCAGTAAGCAATGTATTGATGCCTCTTGGCGCATTATTGATTTCGATATTCATCCCTTTAAAGATAGCTAAAACAGATTTGTTTAATGAGATGAAGCAAGGGTCGAAAGTCGGAAAGACCTTCTTCAACATTTGGTTCTACCTTTTAAAATATCTGACCCCTATCGCAATCATTATTGTTTTCCTTGATGCACTAGGTGTGTTTAACTTGTTCGCAGACCATTAA
- a CDS encoding tyrosine-type recombinase/integrase: protein MYWYEYCPKNVESKYQLLVFKDNKPFLPLTDYYQDCLGRIDKSSATSNLKCLLPFFKWLEEKSNYQGNRVLWNESEGKIRVAVEDYLQHEMGCKVRDKDSFRFVNLTNKSPTTISRFLSALKSFYMSMIRLKYYPHHNPLIDGQAILHSYKEEVRGVREDKPRMPPVAGTEDPIIHRRLTDSYFKIINEEWQPQIIDDMNLPYQVYQAGKKVNWSQREMIIARMLFETGARASEIIELTVGDYRQRKSHQEVSTFNKGSHGRKIKFLRFSKDTVKRLFHYIDTERKSYDENHLGFEQLLDDAPIFLSANGTAFTYHAWYYHWNRAMKVSELSLNPHKARHWFVTSRLREIYNISMNDAEIQQRKNELIKYMKWKNQDTMNIYEHHFDEAKHREAHENMMEQMAQREQDYTKQRKSSGKPKLAVIETPKIELVDEDLKELLEGLE, encoded by the coding sequence TTGTATTGGTATGAGTATTGTCCGAAGAATGTTGAAAGTAAATATCAACTGTTAGTATTTAAAGATAACAAGCCCTTTCTACCTTTGACAGACTATTACCAAGATTGTTTAGGGCGAATTGATAAGAGCTCTGCAACATCTAATTTAAAGTGCTTATTACCCTTTTTCAAGTGGCTAGAGGAAAAAAGTAACTATCAGGGAAATCGAGTGCTATGGAATGAATCCGAAGGAAAGATACGTGTAGCTGTTGAGGATTATTTACAGCATGAAATGGGCTGTAAAGTTCGTGATAAAGATTCATTTCGTTTTGTGAATTTAACAAATAAAAGCCCTACTACTATTAGTCGTTTTTTATCGGCACTAAAGTCATTTTATATGTCAATGATTCGTTTAAAATACTATCCACATCATAACCCTTTAATTGACGGGCAAGCGATTCTACATAGCTATAAAGAAGAGGTAAGAGGTGTTCGAGAAGATAAACCTAGAATGCCTCCAGTTGCAGGGACAGAAGACCCTATCATTCACCGAAGATTAACAGATTCCTATTTTAAAATCATCAATGAAGAATGGCAGCCACAAATTATTGATGATATGAATTTACCTTATCAAGTTTATCAAGCAGGAAAAAAAGTAAATTGGTCGCAACGTGAAATGATTATAGCTCGTATGCTATTCGAAACGGGAGCAAGGGCATCGGAAATTATTGAACTAACTGTTGGAGATTATCGTCAGCGTAAAAGTCATCAAGAGGTCAGTACGTTTAACAAAGGGAGTCATGGTAGGAAGATCAAGTTCCTACGCTTTAGTAAAGATACAGTCAAGCGATTGTTTCACTATATAGACACCGAGAGAAAATCCTATGATGAAAACCATTTAGGATTTGAACAATTACTTGACGATGCACCAATCTTCTTATCTGCAAATGGAACAGCATTTACTTATCATGCTTGGTATTATCATTGGAATCGGGCAATGAAAGTTAGTGAATTAAGTTTAAACCCGCATAAAGCAAGACATTGGTTTGTTACTTCTCGCCTGAGAGAAATTTATAATATTTCCATGAATGATGCTGAAATTCAACAGCGTAAAAACGAATTGATTAAATATATGAAATGGAAAAATCAAGATACCATGAATATATACGAACATCATTTTGACGAAGCAAAACATCGAGAAGCTCATGAAAATATGATGGAACAGATGGCACAAAGAGAGCAAGATTACACTAAGCAGCGTAAATCTTCTGGAAAACCAAAGCTAGCAGTCATTGAAACACCAAAAATTGAACTAGTCGATGAAGACTTAAAAGAGTTATTAGAAGGGTTGGAATAA